One window of the Pyrus communis chromosome 17, drPyrComm1.1, whole genome shotgun sequence genome contains the following:
- the LOC137722818 gene encoding dormancy-associated protein homolog 3-like isoform X2: protein MGLLDQLWDDTLAGPQPDSGLGKLRKHKTFSFRSSSATGSSDGGNVRSFDGNSPEEAKVTRSIMIVKPPGYGSGNGGSAPVSPAGVTSPISPAGSTPPVSPFSGSHSGGFEGSQGRMHTRRRARSLEEGAPVLLTTCDI from the exons ATGGGCCTACTTGATCAGCTTTGGGACGACACCCTCGCCGGGCCTCAGCCCGACAGCGGTCTTGGGAAACTTCGCAAGCACAAAACCTTCAGTTTCCGGTCCAGCTCAGCCACTG GATCGTCAGATGGCGGAAACGTAAGATCGTTCGATGGGAATTCGCCGGAAGAGGCTAAAGTTACGCGGAGTATTATGATAGTGAAGCCCCCAGGTTATGGGAGCGGTAACGGCGGATCAGCTCCGGTTTCGCCAGCTGGGGTTACTTCTCCAATTTCGCCAGCTGGGTCTACGCCGCCGGTGTCCCCGTTTTCTG GGAGCCATTCGGGCGGTTTCGAAGGAAGTCAGGGTCGGATGCATACGAGAAGGCGAGCCAGGTCGTTGGAGGAAGGAGCGCCCGTTCTCCTTACGACGTGTGACATATGA
- the LOC137722818 gene encoding dormancy-associated protein homolog 3-like isoform X1 produces the protein MGLLDQLWDDTLAGPQPDSGLGKLRKHKTFSFRSSSATGSSDGGNVRSFDGNSPEEAKVTRSIMIVKPPGYGSGNGGSAPVSPAGVTSPISPAGSTPPVSPFSGGREPFGRFRRKSGSDAYEKASQVVGGRSARSPYDV, from the exons ATGGGCCTACTTGATCAGCTTTGGGACGACACCCTCGCCGGGCCTCAGCCCGACAGCGGTCTTGGGAAACTTCGCAAGCACAAAACCTTCAGTTTCCGGTCCAGCTCAGCCACTG GATCGTCAGATGGCGGAAACGTAAGATCGTTCGATGGGAATTCGCCGGAAGAGGCTAAAGTTACGCGGAGTATTATGATAGTGAAGCCCCCAGGTTATGGGAGCGGTAACGGCGGATCAGCTCCGGTTTCGCCAGCTGGGGTTACTTCTCCAATTTCGCCAGCTGGGTCTACGCCGCCGGTGTCCCCGTTTTCTG GTGGCAGGGAGCCATTCGGGCGGTTTCGAAGGAAGTCAGGGTCGGATGCATACGAGAAGGCGAGCCAGGTCGTTGGAGGAAGGAGCGCCCGTTCTCCTTACGACGTGTGA
- the LOC137723493 gene encoding uncharacterized protein, which yields MGIPPVRPPSIAKYLKPYLLKMHFTNKYVSAQVIHTPTATVASSASSQEKALRESMEIQRDVAAAAKIGKILGERLLLKNIPAVSVHLKKEQKYHGKVKAVIDSVVEAGVKLL from the coding sequence ATGGGTATTCCTCCGGTCAGGCCACCAAGTATCGCAAAGTATCTGAAGCCGTATCTTCTGAAAATGCACTTTACAAACAAATACGTAAGTGCCCAGGTGATCCACACACCTACTGCCACTGTAGCCTCTTCTGCAAGCTCCCAGGAAAAGGCCTTGAGAGAAAGCATGGAGATACAGCGGGACGTTGCTGCTGCTGCAAAGATAGGAAAGATATTGGGGGAGCGCTTGCTGCTCAAAAACATTCCCGCTGTATCTGTCCACTTGAAGAAAGAACAGAAATATCATGGTAAGGTTAAAGCTGTCATCGACAGTGTGGTCGAAGCAGGTGTCAAACTACTCTGA